The DNA window ACGTCGCTTCCCCATCGGGGTCGAAGTTATTTAACGAGTGGTAAGCATTTTAGGCCGGTCACATTGGGGCGGACAAGGCGGATTTCTCGTAAATAGTTGGTTTTCAATTGACGTAACAGGGCCAGAACTCCTAAGATTCTGTTTACCAGTCGTTAATTACAGGGGGACCATTCCCCCCAAAGGCGGACCATGACCATCGACGACACACATCGCGTGCGCGATCCCGCGGCGACGCGCGCCGCCGTGCTGGCGGCTGCCGAACGGCTATTTGCTGAGCACGGTTTTGCCAACACGTCGCTGCGCGATCTCTCCTGCGCCTCGGGCGTGTCGCACCCGTTGATTCACCACCATTTCGGCAGCAAGGAAGGACTCTACCAGGCCGTCAAACGCCGGCTGGTCGAGAACTATGCGCAGCGATTTCCGCGCGCGGCGCGGGCGGTGAATCGTCCGCTGAACATTCGCTCGGAATTGCGGCGGCTGATGGACTACATCGGCGGCAACCCGCTGCTGCTGAGGCTGTGCGCATGGACCCGGCTGGAAGGGGACCGGCAAGTCTGGCCGGGCGAGCCGGATATCTTCGACACAATCCGGCGGCGCATCGAGGTTTCGCAGCGGCGCAAATTGATTCGCGCGGATCTCGATCCGAATTACCTGACGATCATGCTCGTCGGCATGGTGTTCTTCTGGCTCGACAACCAGGAACATTTCAGCCACCGCTTCGGCGCGAAGATTAACGACAAGGACTATCTGCGGCAAGCCGTCGAGATTCTGGAACGCGGCATCAACACACCGGGCGAAGATGCCCAGACCTCGCCCGACGCCGAGGCGCCGGACGAGGATGACGATGAATAACTGGCCAATTCTTGGCAGCCGATAGGTTTGATCGGCGTCGTTACCGAGCCGATCGCCGCCGTCCCAAAAACACGGCTGCTACCGTACCTTGTAGTAGCAACAACGCCGTTAGGCCGGGCTCGGGAACGGATGAGAAATTGACCATCACAGCATGGCCAGTGATGTGGAACGTTCCATAAAAACCCTTGGCAGCCATGTCCGGTGCGAAGGCGAAGATATTTGCGTTAGGTGGGAACGGCGTATTCGCGAACGTTATGATCGGATAATCGACGCCGGTCGCAAGGCCCCCTAAGTTTTGGAAGTCGAACTGCACCGAGCCTGGGGAGGCAAAATTGAACGGACTTGTGAAACCGGAAAAATTCCAAAGATCGCTGGTGGTGCTGCCGATGCCAAAATCGACAAGTAGGCTGGCAGAGAACCCGATGGCATTCGCCGTGGTCAGCGTCGCGGCAGCCGGGCCACCAATGTCCAGCGTCCCTCCCGTCGACCAACCAAGAGAACCCAACGTGCCGGCAACCTGCACGGTTGTCCCTTGACCTAAATTCACATTACCCGTAATGGGATTGGGAAGAACAAGTGTTCCCCCGATAACATCCGTCGTACCAACGTTCGGGTTGCTGAGAGTAAGCGTGCCAGCGCCGAACTTGTTGATGGTGCCGGTCAAGGGGCCCGAAAACGTCACATTGAAACCCGCCGTGTCGAGTCGCCCGATCGGTTCAGCGCTACTGGTGATACCCTTGGTTGACGAAAAGCTAGCGGCCGCCTGTAGCGTGGCGTTTCCGATGTCGATCGTCGAACCCTGGCCTAGATTGGCATCCGACGACACAACGAGTGTCCCCTGCGTAATCTCGGTGGTGCCGGTATACGAATTCGTGCCGGCGAGCGTCAGCGTTCCGGGGCCCGTCTTCGTCAACGTTGTGCCGTCTGGGCCGTCACCGATATTGGCGCCGATCGTGAGATTGTTGTTGACGGTCACGATCATCTCCGGCGAAGTCGAGGCCAGGTTGCCACCGGCGATGCTCGTAGTGCCTGAACCGCTCGAAAGGATTCCGCCCGTCGTAAGTGTCAGGTTCTGCCCAGCCAGGTTTAAAACCTGCCCTGAGGCACCGCTATTCTGCAGGTTCAGGCTTGATCGCACGCTTGACGCTGCGAGCGAGGTCGTGCCGGCGCCGGAGAGTTTGACATTATCGGTGGCTGCGCCTGTGTTGATATTACTTGCATACGCGGTGTACGGCGTAATGCGTCCATCGTTACCGATCGACGCCCATTCATTACCTGCGGTGACATACGGTGCAACGATTCCCGTGCTGCCGTTGGCCAGGCCCGAGAAACTTACGCCCGGCCCTACGACACTGACTGTCGCATAGCCGTTGCGCGTTAAGCCCGCGAACGACAACTGCGCCGCGGCACTCCCAGGTTGCGTGACACTGATCGAATTGGGGCCGCTAATATTGAGCGCTCCGACGAGTTCGTTCACCGGTGTGCTGCTGTTACCGACCAATTGAATCGAGCCGCCATTCATGGTGAATGGAGACGTATCGGAGATACGGTTCGCGACGGCTGTCGAGCTATTATCCAACAGGAGAGATCCGTTCGTGGTCGTTGAAACGATTGAATTCAGTATTGATCCGGTTCCTGCCAGCGAGAGGGTCCCACCCGTGATCGACGTCGTGCCAAGATATATATTTGCATTGGTCAACGTCTGTACGGCGCCTGTAAGGCCGTCCATGTTCAGTGAAAGCACCGCTGACTGATTGTCCTGAATCACACCTGCGAAGCTCCCGTTTTTGCCTCCCAGCTCAAGGGTGACAGTTCCCGAGGTATTGAGCGGCTGAACAATTCCACCCAATGCCCCGCCGCCAGACAGCGATTGCATATCCGATGTACCGCTAAATGACGGGGAC is part of the Pirellulales bacterium genome and encodes:
- a CDS encoding TetR/AcrR family transcriptional regulator; this translates as MTIDDTHRVRDPAATRAAVLAAAERLFAEHGFANTSLRDLSCASGVSHPLIHHHFGSKEGLYQAVKRRLVENYAQRFPRAARAVNRPLNIRSELRRLMDYIGGNPLLLRLCAWTRLEGDRQVWPGEPDIFDTIRRRIEVSQRRKLIRADLDPNYLTIMLVGMVFFWLDNQEHFSHRFGAKINDKDYLRQAVEILERGINTPGEDAQTSPDAEAPDEDDDE
- a CDS encoding autotransporter-associated beta strand repeat-containing protein codes for the protein MHRLHSVAARAFLFNAASCALIAIILNLVASAQAQTVTWGLNGAGGNGTWDTTTADWFDGTNNVSWPTNGDAIFGGTGGTVNLTTTQPIVSSMTFNSPGYTIQNGTLLSGPTGLTVTTNAAATISSEIDHSVSSGNSLTKNGSAPLTLGGFLDLATVQVNEGELRGVGDIGLSFANVTLANAPGVMVTLSPSFSGTSDMQSLSGGGALGGIVQPLNTSGTVTLELGGKNGSFAGVIQDNQSAVLSLNMDGLTGAVQTLTNANIYLGTTSITGGTLSLAGTGSILNSIVSTTTNGSLLLDNSSTAVANRISDTSPFTMNGGSIQLVGNSSTPVNELVGALNISGPNSISVTQPGSAAAQLSFAGLTRNGYATVSVVGPGVSFSGLANGSTGIVAPYVTAGNEWASIGNDGRITPYTAYASNINTGAATDNVKLSGAGTTSLAASSVRSSLNLQNSGASGQVLNLAGQNLTLTTGGILSSGSGTTSIAGGNLASTSPEMIVTVNNNLTIGANIGDGPDGTTLTKTGPGTLTLAGTNSYTGTTEITQGTLVVSSDANLGQGSTIDIGNATLQAAASFSSTKGITSSAEPIGRLDTAGFNVTFSGPLTGTINKFGAGTLTLSNPNVGTTDVIGGTLVLPNPITGNVNLGQGTTVQVAGTLGSLGWSTGGTLDIGGPAAATLTTANAIGFSASLLVDFGIGSTTSDLWNFSGFTSPFNFASPGSVQFDFQNLGGLATGVDYPIITFANTPFPPNANIFAFAPDMAAKGFYGTFHITGHAVMVNFSSVPEPGLTALLLLQGTVAAVFLGRRRSAR